One Tolypothrix bouteillei VB521301 DNA window includes the following coding sequences:
- a CDS encoding PhoX family protein: MSKLGRRQILLFFAGTAGAVAIDQILGGAAHVGQARGPRSLSFTPVRLPHPLEIYQDKNSFLPESIGQGKVLDSSNLNLASYKVIDDVVVPPEYERYVIVSWGDRVFPNKEEYFGYNCDYTGFIPIDGSNDEGYLWVNHEYVSYPISFLAPETPTNLTGYPTVFENVIGFSLPSERGIALDGEFLYNLGGSIVRIRRENSKGRFVVVKGDAKNRRLHGLSGLGINSERRDGYEKITSWGSLSYQQGDENYLLGTGPAAREVFSLSSDGLGNRIIGTAYNCSGGTTPWGTILSGEENFQGGTDFFVGVTESVKPDGTQTGYTKGTVGETFGLVGEKYGWIVEVDPADPHFRPRKHTWLGRFRHENVGYRAEAGNKLIAYLGDDRRGGHTWKFVSEGTIDSVTDKSNSQLWEAGTLYVARFNPDGTGQWIAINSDTPTNPIRPSVISSVEFDALGAAQRDGLLKLPRRKGIAEQTEDGGAFNCDRKNEATALPDYQNKKLSDFYTSQGAILSDAFLAANLAGGTPTARPEDLEVHPYTKEVFIAYTDGAPGSDGYPDSRIFQVAKLSPAVNATQQSGGLYKIIEDSEDGTGTSFRWERFKQGGEDGSELGAGFANVDNLLIDPKGNVWGVTDMSTDTHNGFSLGANPTPNTINHTATGNVSTFTGVFGNNWLFVIPTKGPDAGKVIPFAYGPVRCEMTGPTLVGDTLVISVQHPGENVPINDGTQLSRTIELLDLDGKLFNQTRTLPRGSSWPSNIPTEYGGEGNATGVPRPSVIGIHRKDSKGRFF, encoded by the coding sequence ATGTCCAAGTTGGGTCGGAGACAAATACTGCTGTTCTTTGCAGGTACTGCGGGTGCTGTAGCCATCGATCAAATTTTAGGTGGTGCTGCTCATGTTGGACAAGCCAGGGGTCCGCGCTCTCTGAGTTTTACCCCTGTACGCTTGCCGCATCCTCTCGAAATTTATCAAGACAAAAACAGTTTCTTGCCAGAGTCTATCGGTCAAGGAAAAGTTCTGGATAGCTCCAATCTCAATCTAGCCAGTTACAAAGTTATTGATGATGTCGTTGTACCTCCAGAGTACGAGCGTTATGTGATTGTCAGTTGGGGCGATCGCGTTTTCCCTAACAAAGAAGAATATTTCGGCTATAACTGCGACTACACTGGTTTTATTCCTATTGATGGCAGTAATGATGAAGGCTATTTATGGGTGAATCACGAGTACGTAAGCTATCCCATTTCCTTCTTAGCACCAGAGACACCTACAAATTTAACAGGATACCCAACAGTCTTTGAAAATGTCATCGGATTTTCGCTACCTTCGGAAAGAGGCATTGCCTTAGACGGAGAATTTTTATACAACCTCGGTGGTTCTATCGTTCGTATTCGCCGAGAAAACTCCAAGGGTCGTTTTGTAGTTGTTAAAGGAGACGCCAAAAACCGACGCCTTCACGGTTTGTCTGGGTTGGGAATTAACAGCGAACGTCGCGATGGATATGAAAAAATAACTTCTTGGGGTAGCTTGAGCTATCAACAAGGTGATGAGAATTACTTGCTCGGTACTGGACCTGCAGCACGTGAAGTCTTTTCTCTCAGTTCGGATGGATTGGGTAATAGAATTATTGGTACGGCATATAACTGTTCTGGCGGAACAACTCCTTGGGGTACAATCCTCTCTGGTGAAGAAAACTTTCAAGGAGGTACAGATTTTTTTGTCGGTGTAACAGAATCAGTCAAACCTGATGGCACACAAACAGGCTATACTAAAGGAACTGTTGGTGAAACTTTTGGTCTAGTTGGAGAAAAATACGGTTGGATTGTAGAGGTCGATCCCGCAGATCCCCACTTCCGTCCGCGCAAACATACTTGGTTGGGTCGTTTCCGCCACGAAAATGTTGGTTATCGTGCTGAAGCTGGCAACAAGTTAATTGCATATTTAGGCGATGACAGACGTGGCGGACACACTTGGAAGTTTGTCAGTGAAGGGACTATTGATTCAGTGACTGATAAGAGCAATAGCCAATTGTGGGAAGCAGGAACACTCTATGTTGCCCGTTTTAACCCAGATGGTACCGGTCAATGGATTGCTATAAACTCAGACACGCCAACGAATCCTATTAGACCATCAGTTATTTCTTCTGTAGAATTTGACGCTTTAGGAGCCGCTCAAAGAGACGGTCTGTTAAAATTACCCAGACGCAAAGGCATTGCTGAACAAACAGAAGATGGTGGTGCTTTTAACTGCGATCGCAAAAACGAAGCAACTGCTTTACCCGACTACCAAAATAAAAAGCTTTCTGACTTCTACACCAGCCAAGGTGCAATTCTTAGCGATGCTTTCTTAGCTGCTAACTTAGCTGGAGGAACCCCCACAGCCCGTCCTGAAGATTTAGAAGTGCATCCTTACACCAAAGAAGTATTTATTGCTTACACAGATGGTGCGCCAGGAAGCGACGGTTATCCAGATTCGAGAATTTTTCAAGTTGCTAAGTTAAGCCCAGCTGTCAATGCCACCCAGCAATCTGGCGGGCTTTACAAAATTATCGAAGACAGTGAAGACGGTACAGGTACCAGTTTCCGTTGGGAGAGATTTAAACAAGGTGGGGAAGATGGTTCTGAGTTGGGCGCTGGTTTTGCCAACGTAGACAACTTGCTCATCGATCCTAAAGGAAACGTTTGGGGTGTAACAGATATGTCTACTGACACCCACAACGGTTTTAGTCTTGGTGCTAATCCAACTCCAAACACAATTAACCACACAGCAACTGGTAACGTTTCTACCTTTACTGGTGTATTTGGTAACAACTGGTTGTTTGTCATTCCCACCAAAGGTCCTGATGCGGGAAAAGTTATCCCCTTTGCTTACGGTCCAGTCCGTTGCGAGATGACAGGACCAACTCTCGTAGGCGATACATTGGTGATTTCCGTACAGCATCCCGGTGAAAACGTGCCGATTAACGATGGGACTCAACTTAGCCGTACTATCGAATTACTGGATTTAGATGGTAAGCTATTTAACCAAACACGTACACTCCCTCGTGGTAGTAGTTGGCCAAGCAATATTCCTACCGAATATGGTGGTGAAGGTAATGCAACAGGCGTACCCCGCCCATCTGTCATTGGTATTCACCGTAAGGATTCTAAAGGCAGATTTTTCTAA
- a CDS encoding MFS transporter gives MSFKDGNKTTRTVILLTVIFLAIEFLDELVDGVRGAAWPSIRNDLHLSYVQVGMLLTIPNTISSLIEPILGILGDIGQRRPLILGGGIAFAIALLLISFSHNFPLLLVAFVLFYPASGSFVSLSEATLMDIEPKRHEQNMARWTLAGSVGNVIGPLALSGAIALHQSWRSVFLALSVLTVLTLGMLWKFPIATQATLSPISEPRYSFTDGIHNAIETLKRPQVLRWLTLLEFSDLMLDVLGSFLALYFVDIVGSSNTRATFAVSVWLGVGLLGDFLLIPLLERVRGLDYLKFSAVIVLCLYPIFLVVPNINVKLIILGVLGFFNSGWYSILQGQLYTAMPGQSGTVMTLHNLFGLVGGLIPLVLGLIAQEYGLLWTMWLLLAAPVALFIGLLAL, from the coding sequence ATGTCGTTCAAAGATGGAAACAAAACTACCAGAACTGTAATTTTATTAACCGTTATCTTCCTGGCGATCGAATTCTTAGACGAGCTTGTAGATGGAGTCAGGGGTGCGGCTTGGCCCTCGATTCGCAATGACCTGCATCTTTCCTACGTGCAGGTTGGTATGCTGCTAACTATACCCAATACTATCAGTAGTCTGATAGAGCCGATTCTGGGAATATTGGGGGATATCGGTCAGCGACGACCGTTGATTTTAGGCGGAGGTATTGCTTTTGCGATCGCGTTGCTGCTCATTTCCTTTAGCCATAACTTTCCGTTATTATTAGTCGCGTTTGTCCTGTTTTATCCAGCATCTGGTTCCTTTGTCAGTCTTTCTGAAGCGACTTTGATGGATATTGAACCAAAACGCCACGAGCAAAATATGGCACGTTGGACCTTGGCTGGGTCCGTGGGAAATGTCATCGGACCATTAGCTTTAAGCGGTGCTATTGCATTACATCAAAGTTGGCGAAGTGTGTTTCTAGCATTGAGCGTGCTGACTGTCCTGACATTAGGAATGTTGTGGAAATTTCCGATTGCAACTCAAGCAACACTTTCGCCAATTAGCGAACCAAGGTACAGTTTCACTGATGGAATACACAATGCGATCGAGACGTTAAAACGACCACAAGTGCTGCGTTGGTTAACATTGCTAGAATTTTCAGATTTAATGCTGGATGTTTTGGGTAGCTTTTTGGCACTGTACTTTGTGGATATAGTCGGTTCTTCCAATACAAGGGCAACTTTTGCTGTATCAGTGTGGTTGGGAGTTGGCTTGCTTGGTGATTTTTTGCTGATTCCTTTACTAGAAAGAGTACGGGGATTAGATTATTTAAAGTTCAGTGCCGTCATTGTTTTGTGTCTTTACCCTATTTTTTTAGTTGTACCTAATATCAATGTCAAATTAATCATTCTTGGCGTTCTCGGTTTTTTCAATTCCGGTTGGTACTCAATTCTTCAAGGGCAGTTATATACAGCAATGCCCGGACAGAGTGGTACAGTCATGACGCTGCATAATTTGTTTGGTTTAGTAGGTGGTTTAATACCACTTGTACTTGGCTTAATTGCCCAAGAGTATGGTTTGTTATGGACTATGTGGCTATTGCTGGCAGCACCTGTAGCTTTGTTTATTGGGCTTTTGGCTCTTTAA
- a CDS encoding DUF4870 domain-containing protein, with protein MDRLTQRKLFSALCHGAIFFSSTIVSVGIPIGILLTTDDTVVKDNAKESLNFHINLYIYAFIFLLLTIFIIGIPLLVILGIVSIIMPVIAIVRVLDNPDLPYRYPFIFRLF; from the coding sequence ATGGATCGACTGACTCAGCGCAAACTTTTTTCAGCCCTTTGTCACGGAGCAATATTTTTTAGCTCAACCATTGTCTCTGTAGGTATTCCTATAGGAATTTTGTTAACGACTGACGATACAGTTGTGAAAGACAATGCTAAAGAATCGCTTAATTTTCACATAAATCTCTACATTTATGCATTTATCTTTTTACTATTAACTATTTTTATAATTGGGATTCCATTACTGGTGATATTAGGGATCGTTAGCATTATCATGCCAGTGATTGCGATCGTTAGAGTCCTTGATAATCCGGATTTACCCTATCGTTACCCATTCATTTTTCGCTTGTTTTAA
- a CDS encoding nucleotidyltransferase family protein: MKSTDRLQALLANSPVGTVLPAIAQINLPNWWLAGGAVRNTVWRQLFGEDCRLVIKDFDVAFFDAKGDRSQELAAKAILTEQFPNYLFDIKNQASFARWRPGDKTYDSTEDGIKNWLHTATAVGVRVNTDGEWQFFTPYGLDDLFNGTIQPTTAHIDNPDAERKASEFLQKCPCLQKA; this comes from the coding sequence ATGAAGAGTACCGATCGCCTTCAAGCACTCTTAGCGAATTCACCTGTTGGGACCGTATTACCTGCGATCGCGCAAATTAACCTTCCTAACTGGTGGCTGGCTGGTGGTGCTGTGCGGAATACTGTTTGGAGACAGCTTTTTGGTGAAGACTGTCGGTTGGTTATTAAAGATTTTGATGTTGCCTTTTTTGATGCGAAGGGCGATCGCTCTCAAGAACTAGCTGCTAAAGCAATCCTGACGGAACAATTTCCCAATTACCTATTTGATATTAAAAACCAAGCTAGTTTTGCTCGCTGGCGTCCCGGTGACAAAACATATGACAGTACAGAAGATGGGATTAAAAATTGGTTGCACACTGCTACTGCAGTAGGAGTTCGCGTCAATACAGATGGGGAGTGGCAATTTTTCACACCTTATGGTTTGGATGACTTGTTTAATGGTACTATCCAACCAACAACAGCACACATTGACAATCCAGATGCAGAACGTAAAGCATCTGAGTTTTTGCAAAAATGTCCTTGCTTGCAAAAGGCATAA
- a CDS encoding DUF1349 domain-containing protein, with protein MEWYNEPLSWKDENGTVSVTSGAKTDFWRVTHYGFIRDSGNFYYQEVTGDFCISVKITGLYQVLYDQAGIMVRLNEKTWIKTGIEFVNGVQQVSAVVTRDYSDWSVVPLLQNPPSLWLRLYRRRGTVEVQYSFDGQNYTMLRLAYLTEVETLQVGLMCASPEREGFQVTFEDFTIETL; from the coding sequence ATGGAATGGTACAACGAACCGCTCTCTTGGAAAGATGAAAATGGTACTGTTAGTGTTACCTCTGGAGCCAAAACAGATTTTTGGCGGGTAACCCATTATGGTTTTATTCGTGATAGCGGAAATTTTTATTATCAAGAGGTTACGGGAGATTTTTGTATTAGTGTAAAAATCACAGGACTTTACCAAGTTTTGTATGACCAAGCAGGAATTATGGTCAGGTTAAACGAAAAAACTTGGATTAAGACTGGTATTGAATTTGTAAATGGCGTCCAGCAAGTCAGTGCAGTTGTCACGAGAGATTATTCTGACTGGTCCGTTGTACCATTATTGCAAAATCCTCCTTCTTTATGGTTGCGTTTGTACAGAAGAAGGGGCACAGTTGAGGTGCAATACTCATTTGACGGTCAAAATTACACTATGCTCCGGTTGGCGTATTTGACTGAGGTAGAAACACTGCAAGTCGGTCTGATGTGCGCTTCACCGGAAAGGGAGGGATTTCAAGTCACATTTGAGGATTTTACGATAGAAACTCTATGA
- a CDS encoding KTSC domain-containing protein: MKLSKIDLSNLVAIAHSDEYLQLLIDRGDEFECVAIPAPIQAYEGLQQLNAIVADSPALPPSPESIEMLTVSSSMASAVGYDPHEQVLQVEFYNGAVYQYSGVEPETWEDLHEADSIGRFFNENIRGRYSSERIDDIYYTDDCC; this comes from the coding sequence ATGAAACTGTCTAAGATAGATTTGAGCAACCTGGTGGCGATCGCTCACTCAGATGAGTACTTGCAATTGTTGATCGATCGAGGCGACGAGTTTGAATGCGTAGCCATTCCTGCACCGATACAAGCTTATGAAGGACTGCAGCAACTGAATGCGATCGTTGCTGACTCTCCTGCACTTCCTCCATCACCGGAATCAATAGAGATGTTAACTGTAAGTTCATCAATGGCTAGCGCCGTAGGATACGACCCACACGAACAGGTTTTGCAGGTCGAATTTTATAATGGAGCAGTCTATCAATATTCTGGAGTAGAGCCTGAGACTTGGGAAGATTTACACGAGGCTGATTCCATTGGCAGATTTTTCAACGAAAACATCCGGGGTAGATATTCATCCGAGCGTATAGATGATATATATTACACGGATGATTGTTGTTAA
- a CDS encoding GAF domain-containing sensor histidine kinase gives MQQASTSKADDEDMLLQQPWQRERQIIARLSSLNYRTGELGSYLHNIACGVSELIGVDWTVVTFCKEGFETILASSLEMAEDAPRIYTLHGRLIATVIQNGRSLAVKDAVANPEYGRPASGYRAYLGIPLQTTEGQVFGTVCSFHQQPREFTQEEIQVVELFAERAATAIDHYHLYQKQCQFNQLLEVEVEKRTAQLQAAQAKLVEQERLVAIGEFAATIVHEIRNPLTTMIMGLKYFKKTILAEPDRERLSLALGEASRLENLLSEILLYAKPQVLQLQELDVNEFVRELLVSIREMPEALSRQIEFIPALATIKILGDRDKLKQVFINIVRNACEAVSAGDVIKWQVDSSDRGNLCINVCNNGEPIPPDVLSKLTQPFFSTKPSGTGLGLAITKRIVNAHGGELSIQSDALIGTTVCVQLPMVITGGCGTSGKG, from the coding sequence ATGCAACAAGCATCCACGAGTAAAGCTGATGATGAAGATATGTTGTTGCAACAACCTTGGCAGCGCGAGCGGCAAATCATAGCAAGGCTGTCCTCATTGAACTACCGCACTGGTGAACTAGGCAGCTATTTGCATAATATTGCCTGCGGAGTTAGCGAACTCATTGGAGTAGATTGGACGGTTGTTACTTTTTGCAAAGAGGGATTTGAAACCATCCTAGCTAGTAGCCTGGAAATGGCTGAAGATGCACCTCGTATCTATACATTACACGGTCGATTGATTGCCACTGTTATTCAAAATGGTCGCTCGTTAGCTGTTAAGGATGCAGTGGCAAATCCAGAGTACGGCAGACCTGCATCAGGTTACAGAGCTTACTTGGGAATACCATTACAAACGACTGAAGGTCAAGTATTCGGTACGGTTTGCTCTTTTCACCAACAACCACGGGAATTCACACAAGAAGAAATCCAAGTTGTGGAACTGTTTGCAGAACGTGCAGCAACTGCGATCGACCACTATCATCTTTACCAAAAACAGTGTCAATTTAATCAACTGTTGGAAGTTGAAGTAGAAAAACGCACTGCTCAACTACAAGCAGCACAAGCCAAGCTTGTAGAACAGGAACGCTTGGTGGCAATTGGTGAATTTGCGGCGACAATCGTGCATGAAATTCGCAATCCCCTAACAACAATGATTATGGGATTGAAGTATTTTAAGAAAACTATTTTGGCTGAACCAGATCGAGAGCGATTATCGCTAGCGCTTGGCGAAGCGAGTCGTCTGGAAAATCTGCTCAGTGAAATTTTGCTCTATGCCAAGCCTCAAGTGCTTCAACTTCAAGAATTAGATGTGAATGAATTCGTTCGCGAGTTGCTTGTGTCAATTCGTGAAATGCCAGAAGCTCTATCACGGCAAATAGAATTTATTCCGGCGTTAGCTACAATCAAAATTTTGGGGGACAGAGATAAGCTAAAACAAGTGTTTATTAATATTGTTCGCAATGCCTGTGAAGCAGTCTCAGCAGGAGATGTGATTAAATGGCAAGTAGACAGTTCGGATCGAGGTAACCTCTGCATTAATGTATGCAATAATGGTGAACCTATTCCGCCAGATGTGCTCTCAAAACTAACACAGCCGTTTTTTTCTACGAAACCTAGCGGTACTGGGTTGGGACTTGCTATTACTAAACGTATCGTCAATGCTCATGGTGGAGAATTATCCATTCAATCTGACGCATTAATAGGAACTACAGTATGCGTTCAATTACCCATGGTTATTACTGGAGGTTGTGGAACCTCAGGCAAAGGGTAG